A genomic region of Macaca thibetana thibetana isolate TM-01 chromosome 14, ASM2454274v1, whole genome shotgun sequence contains the following coding sequences:
- the LOC126935285 gene encoding mitochondrial import receptor subunit TOM5 homolog produces the protein MFRIEGLAPKLDPEEMKRKMREDVISSIQNFLIYVALLQVTPFILKKLDSI, from the coding sequence ATGTTCCGGATTGAGGGCCTCGCGCCGAAGCTGGACCCGGAGGAGATGAAACGGAAGATGCGCGAGGATGTGATCTCCTCCATACAGAACTTTCTCATCTACGTGGCCCTGCTGCAAGTCACTCCATTTATCTTAAAGAAATTGGACAGCATATGA